Proteins encoded in a region of the Benincasa hispida cultivar B227 chromosome 2, ASM972705v1, whole genome shotgun sequence genome:
- the LOC120070742 gene encoding protein IQ-DOMAIN 14-like → MGKATRWFKNLFGIKRDKETKREISNAGNKEKKPTTGDAELCNNPATIPPNLSAAEAAWLKSFYSETEKEQSKHAIAVAAAPQTFLPAAADAAVAAAQAAVAVVRLTSHGRGTMFGGGRERWASVKIQTCFRGYLARKALRALKGLVKLQALVRGYLVRKQATATLHSMQALIRAQATVRSQRTRRFINDETRLEIRARKSMERFDDTKSEHTASVHSRRLSASLDNTTFTAMEESPKIVEIDTGRPKSWSRRTNTSASELSDDPFHQTLSSPLPCRTPSRLQIPDCRNFHDSDWCGGDDWRLISTAQSTPRFVSSGGGSNGPPTPAKSMCGENFFRGYLNFPNYMANTQSFKAKLRSQSAPKQRPELGSKKRVSLNELMESRSSLSGVKMQRSCSQVQEAINFKNAVMSKLDRPSEFNNLQRRL, encoded by the exons ATGGGGAAGGCAACTAGATGGTTCAAGAACTTATTTGGGATTAAGAGAGACAAAGAAACCAAAAGAGAAATTTCCAACGCCGGCAACAAGGAGAAAAAACCCACCACCGGCGACGCCGAACTCTGCAACAATCCGGCGACAATACCGCCGAATTTATCAGCGGCGGAGGCCGCTTGGCTGAAATCGTTCTACTCGGAAACAGAGAAGGAACAGAGCAAACACGCAATAGCAGTAGCTGCAGCCCCCCAAACTTTTTTGCCCGCTGCAGCCGACGCCGCGGTTGCTGCAGCACAAGCCGCCGTGGCAGTAGTCCGGTTAACCAGCCACGGGAGAGGCACCATGTTCGGCGGCGGACGGGAAAGATGGGCCTCTGTTAAGATTCAAACTTGCTTCAGAGGATATCTG GCGAGGAAAGCACTGAGAGCTTTGAAAGGATTGGTGAAATTACAAGCGCTTGTGAGAGGATATTTAGTTCGTAAACAAGCAACAGCAACTCTTCATAGTATGCAAGCTTTAATCAGAGCTCAAGCTACCGTTCGATCTCAGAGAACTCGTAGATTCATAAACGACGAAACAAGACTTGAAATCCGAGCCAGAAAATCAATG gaGAGATTTGATGACACAAAAAGCGAACATACAGCTTCAGTACACAGCAGAAGACTCTCTGCTTCATTAGATAACACAACATTCACAGCAATGGAAGAAAGCCCCAAAATCGTGGAAATCGACACCGGCCGACCCAAATCCTGGTCACGCCGGACGAACACGTCAGCATCGGAATTAAGCGACGACCCATTTCACCAAACTCTCTCATCTCCACTCCCTTGCCGGACTCCGTCGCGTTTGCAGATCCCAGATTGCCGAAATTTCCATGACTCTGATTGGTGCGGCGGCGACGACTGGCGTTTGATCTCGACGGCGCAGAGCACTCCACGATTTGTGAGCTCTGGCGGTGGATCGAACGGTCCTCCGACGCCGGCGAAGAGTATGTGCGGCGAGAATTTCTTCAGAGGGTATTTGAATTTTCCGAATTACATGGCGAATACACAATCATTTAAGGCGAAATTGAGGTCTCAGAGTGCACCGAAACAGAGGCCGGAGCTGGGATCGAAGAAAAGGGTTTCGCTGAATGAATTGATGGAATCGAGAAGCAGTCTTAGTGGGGTTAAAATGCAGAGATCTTGTTCTCAAGTTCAAGAAGCCATTAATTTCAAGAACGCAGTGATGAGCAAACTGGATAGGCCATCGGAATTCAACAATTTGCAGAGAAGATTATGA